The Carassius gibelio isolate Cgi1373 ecotype wild population from Czech Republic chromosome B5, carGib1.2-hapl.c, whole genome shotgun sequence genome segment ACAGAACAACACTATAAGTGCTGCTGCATTTCTTCAAATATTGCTTTAGGtgtaaatgtgattaattttgtgttttacagaaacaGCTAGATGATGATCTTGTATACCCTGGTGCTCCTCTCACGAAGGGACAGAGTCTGCTTTTACTCATGTCATATGTACTGAGGCACAATTTGACAGGTGTAGCACTTCAGGATCTTCTTACATTGTTTAATGCACATTTCCCTGGCTTGGTGCCAGCAACCACATACCTTTTTCATAAAGCCTATGGACAGTTTGGCCAGTATAAGCCCCATTTCTATTGTATCAACTGTGAAACCTACATTGGACCCAGTGAGACAGCACCACAAAACTGTTCTTCTTGTAATACtgaatttgacattgagaacagcCTAAAACTTGGGTCGTACTTTCTTGTACTTAGCCTATCAGCCCAAATAGTGGACATTTTGGAAAAACCTGATATACATTTGAATACAAAGGAATCAACTCCTGGCATTCTTTCTGATATTCAGTGTGGGGCAGAATATCAAAAATTCAAGCAAACTGGACAAATGGGGGATGATGACATTTCAATTTTGTGGAACTGTGATGGAATTCCAGTTTTCAAAAGTAATAATGTTCAGATATGGCCAATCCAGTGTCAAATTGTAGAACTGTCACCAAGAGTCCGGCAAGGTAATATATGCATTCCATGCTTATGGCTTGGTAACAGCAAGCCAAATATGGCTACATTTTTAACTGCTTTTGTTGCACAGCTTAAAGAACTGGAACAGGTTGGTATTAAATGGAGGGACTCTGAAAACACAGAGCACACAAGCAAAATTCATTCGCTACTCTGCTCCTCAGATTCAATTGCCCGCCCCCTCCTGAGAAATACGAAACAATTTAATGGAAAATATGGATGTGACTTCTGCCTTCACTCTGGTGGTGGCCCATATGTATGGGAAACACCAGAACCACCATTAAGGACAGAGACTGACCATTTCAGGCACGCAATGCTGGCAACACCTGAGAGACCAATAATGGGTGTGAAAGGCCCATCCCCTCTGATGGAACTTGAGAGCTTTAAAATGATCACTGGATTTGTTCCGGACTACCAGCACTGTGTTTGCCTTGGTGTAACGAAACAGTTAACATCTCTGTGGTTGGATAGTAAGCACCATAAGGAAGAATGGTACTTGGGCTCTAAGGTCAGTGACATAGACCAGGGACTAATGTTAATTAGCCCACCTGTGGAGGTCACAAGGGCACCCAGATCAGTTAAGGACCGAAAATTCTGGAAGGCGTCTGAATGGAGGTCATTTTTGCTCTTTTATGCTTTGACTGTTTTGAGTGGAATTTTAAAAAAGAAGTACTGGAGTCatctttttttgttagtttttgcaATTCACACTCTTCTGCAGGATGCAGTGAAAATGACCCACGTGGATATGGCAGAGCAAGCTCTTCGAAAGTTCGTACATAATTTTGAGAAACTGTATGGTGCTGGTAATGTCTCTTTCAATGTACATTTGTTAATGCACTTGGCATCAAGCGTACGCAACTGGGGACCATTGTGGGCAACATCCACATTTCCATTTGAATCATTCAATGGGACTTTGCTAAAAATTTTTAATGGAACAACACATGTGTCTGCTCAAATAGTGAAAAGATTCCTTAGGTGGAGGGGTCTTTCAACAAAAGCAGAGACTATAATGGAAAATGCAaatgacaacataaaaaaaatatttggcaaaCTCCAGGGTAGGTCTGGCGTAACAAAAACGTCAAAAGAGTTTCCAGATAATGTCAGAGGTTTTGGCTGCCCAAAGAAAGGCAGCACATCTGTGCTGCAGAGGAGGGCTATTGAACATTTCACAGGAGACACTGTtcatttaggtttattttatgACCGTTTCATTTGCAACAGTGTTGTTTATCATTCATATAATAACacaactcttaaaaagagaaataaTTCTGTTGTACAGTTAAATGATGGGACATTCTGTGAGATTTTGACCTTGGTGGCCTACACATCTGAGGATGGGGCCTCTTCTGTATTTGATACAAACAGTTTCTGTCTTTTAGTTAAAGAGCTAGCCAAGAGTGGAAGAAAGGTTTATAGAGATGCTCAGTTAAATATATCCTGTACATTTCTAACTGAAGTGTGTCACACCAATAATGTATTTGCTGTACATCCTCAGTCATTAGAGCGCAAATGTGTAATGGTGAAGTCTAAGGACAAAATGTATGTTAGTCCACTTCCAAACAATGTTGAAAGAGACTAAAACTGTTTCCTGCAAACAGAAATGTTTGTAATTGTACCAGTGAAAAACATGCAACTGTTAATGttaatcccattttttttttcataattcacTGTGTAACTCAATTACATAACAGGTTTTTCTTATATTTCATATCAGTCCTGAATATTATTGTgtttaatgttaaatttttgacataaataatgttacatagtgtgtttaatgtcaaattttttgttaatgtttttaggaTTATTATGACCCTGTCATTTATGATTGTATCATGATACTTCTAATATTAGCTCAATAaacataactgcatataaaaaaactgttaaaagaacagACATTTGTGCAATGCATATAttgtattgaaaatatatttataacaggCTTTCAAAAATTTCATCACTTTTGCCAAGTTACAAAGTTCCTAGCTTAAATAAGTAAACGTTAAAGTCACACTCAcaattaacttaaaatatgttaaatcttcaatatattaaataagctatttttaaaatatgctttcaGTGCATTGTGACAAGCATAATTTCAAGCATGCAGTTAAAATTTgtctaaaatatacttaaaaataaagttaaaataaataaacttctaaaattctactttaatttcacttttagtacatttctctaaaatatagtataataaagtataataaattacaatttttttaaagtatatttaaagtcTTACTAAAAATTAGTACCagaagtacagtattgttcaaaataatagcagtacaatgtgactaaccagaataatcaaggtttttcgtatatttttttatagctacgtggcaaacaagttaccagtaggttcagtagattctcagaaaacaaatgagacccagcattcatgatatgcacgctcttaaggctgtgcaattgggcaattagttgaattagttgaaaggggtgtgttcaaaaaaatagcagtgtggctttcaatcactgaggtcatcaattttgtgaagaaacaggtgtgaatcaggtggcccctatttaaggatgaagccaacacttgttgaacatgcatttgaaagctgaggaaaatgggtcgttcaagacattgttcagaagaacagcgtactttgattaaaaagttgattagagaggggaaaacctataaagaggtgcaaaaaatgataggctgttcagctaaaatgatctccaatgccttaaaatggagagcaaaaccagagagacgtggaagaaaacggaagacaaccatcaaaatggatagaagaataaccagaatggcaaaggctcagccaatgatcacctccaggatgatcaaagacagtctggagttacctgtaagtactgtgacagttagaagacgtctgtgtgaagctaatctattttcaagaatcccccgcaaagtccctctgttaaaaaaaaggcatgtgcagaagaggttacaatttgccaaagaacacatcaactggcctaaagagaaatggaggaacattttgtggactgatgagagtaaaattgttgtttttgggtccaagggccacaggcagtttgtgagacgacccccaaactctgaattcaagccacagtacacagtgaagacagtgatgcatggaggtgcaagcatcatgatatgggcatgtttctcctactatggtgttgggcctatttatcgcataccagggatcatggatcagtttgcatatgttaaaatacttgaagagctcatgttgccctatgctgaagaggacatgcccttgaaatggttgtttcaacaagacaatgacccaaaacacactagtaaacgggcaaagtcttggttccaaaccaacaaaattaatgttatggagtggccagcccaatctccagaccttaatccaattgagaacttgtggggtgatatcaaaaatgctgtttctgaagcaaaaccaagaaatgtgaatgaattgtggaatgttgttaaagaatcatggagtggaataacagctgagaggtgccacaagttggttgactccatgccacacagatgtcaagcagttttaaaaaactgtggtcatacaactaaatattagtttagtgattcacaggattgctaaatcccagaaaaaaaaaaaatgtttgtacaaaatagttttgagtttgtacagtcaaaggtagacactgctatttttttgaacacacccctttcaactaattgcccaattgcacagccttaagagcgtgcatatcatgaatgctgggtcttgtttgttttctgacaatctactgaacctactggcaacttgtttgccacgtagcaataaaaaatatactaaaaaccttgattattctggttagtcacattgtactgctattattttgaacaatactgtatgttgctAATATAcgtttaatacatttaaagaatGTGTTATTTTTGGTTAGTATATTTGCAGTgcattgtttaaaattaaaatatatttgaaatacaaaaaagtatgctttttttttaccagggttgacatcgcgaagggaaaaaaaaagtcacatgacagccgcgtttagggcgagatcagacaaataaataggctacacatttcattcacactgacaagctaaatcaacatatgttattattaccgggtcagatatctcattaataaattatgtatctgaccaaagaacagagagaaagacgagagagaaatgagcacttcatcagcattttttaagagattccaaaaataatatcacagcactattccacccattagaacacaacaagagcagaattcaggtgtttttgatatgtttatgtgtgcaaaatgacatataatttgacagcgtgatacagcttatgaatactggaaggaaaaaagtcacgacagccttttaactctggagtcgattaacgcatatacgcgttttgagtcattttctcctgataaccccgacaattacttaaattacattttcagttttaatcgtacagataagagcaatacatcaatcgaatctgtaaagggtctactttttttttggatacaaacataataacaacaaaactttgtgcacttataaaataaagataacaaacaaggtgtgctgtctccagccttggtctgcgctgatcttcatttacagcacgtcattaaaatgaactgtaactccatgaatactcaacgaagagacatgagagatatatctatagaaagcttgacatgtctacttttaaaccaaacaagtgctgccgaacaaatattctgtgataaagtaatccataacAAAACAACGCGAtatccttttttcacgtctaatgtgtatggaaggccaagagggtcaaatatacacgtgaattttaacgtgtctctgtaaagggtctacttttttttggatacaaacataataacaacaaaactttgggcacttataaaataaagataacaaacaaggtgtgctgtctgcagccttggtctgcgctgatcttcatttacaaacacgtcattaaaatgaactgtaactccatgaatactcaacgaagagacatgagagatatatctatagaaagcttgacatgtctacctttaaactaaacaagtgctcccgaacaaatattttttgataaagtaatccatatcaaaacaacgcaatgtccttttttcacgtctccctcattatatctaatgtgtatggaaggccaagagggtcaaatacacgtgaattttaacacgtcaacaacacgttaaatacgtgtatttcatgcgtagacaacacgtatttaatattattcatttatcggcgctgcacaacatggtaaagtaatttatatatatttttaagagcttcttaaaatactatattactccgatattatatccaatattagttaacgcgttaaatacgtgttgtttacacaTGAAAAATCAAGCGGGTATTTAActtgtatttcacgtgttaaatacacgtgaaatacacttgaagtacaagttaaaaatcagtttgaagaggtcaatgtcattggctgctgaggacttgggtcaaaccacttctgtgagcttagaagggtgtaccattcatagacaagcaaccaccatttaacatgctatagatcagcttattcagccttattatttagtcttttttcttttccgttttgtatagcctatagaaataatatatttaagtttcagttttatgaaatatttattttataataaatattaattaaaattttgattaaaattctttaatttttcagtgatgtgtgataacttaaaatatgttgtcagtactattaaaataagattaaattgaatggtatttaggagattatggtttttgcatgacttatttcacattcagctagacaaccctgtcgtagctgttttcatagcctaggctttttatttaaaaagaaaacagcaagggaccatggaaaaagactgtcgcaggtgtatttttttatggtattatttatttatttttttggcagcggggcaactcaagaatgctaggcacacaagtactgtggctcttt includes the following:
- the LOC127957875 gene encoding uncharacterized protein LOC127957875; this encodes MSYVLRHNLTGVALQDLLTLFNAHFPGLVPATTYLFHKAYGQFGQYKPHFYCINCETYIGPSETAPQNCSSCNTEFDIENSLKLGSYFLVLSLSAQIVDILEKPDIHLNTKESTPGILSDIQCGAEYQKFKQTGQMGDDDISILWNCDGIPVFKSNNVQIWPIQCQIVELSPRVRQGNICIPCLWLGNSKPNMATFLTAFVAQLKELEQVGIKWRDSENTEHTSKIHSLLCSSDSIARPLLRNTKQFNGKYGCDFCLHSGGGPYVWETPEPPLRTETDHFRHAMLATPERPIMGVKGPSPLMELESFKMITGFVPDYQHCVCLGVTKQLTSLWLDSKHHKEEWYLGSKVSDIDQGLMLISPPVEVTRAPRSVKDRKFWKASEWRSFLLFYALTVLSGILKKKYWSHLFLLVFAIHTLLQDAVKMTHVDMAEQALRKFVHNFEKLYGAGNVSFNVHLLMHLASSVRNWGPLWATSTFPFESFNGTLLKIFNGTTHVSAQIVKRFLRWRGLSTKAETIMENANDNIKKIFGKLQGRSGVTKTSKEFPDNVRGFGCPKKGSTSVLQRRAIEHFTGDTVHLGLFYDRFICNSVVYHSYNNTTLKKRNNSVVQLNDGTFCEILTLVAYTSEDGASSVFDTNSFCLLVKELAKSGRKVYRDAQLNISCTFLTEVCHTNNVFAVHPQSLERKCVMVKSKDKMYVSPLPNNVERD